The genomic stretch TAGTAACTGTGATTGAGTATTATATTGTAGTAACAACTGTCCATCTATACATATTCACAGGCAGGGTGTGCACTCTCTGATATTGACCATATGTCAGTTATACTTGCATAGTACAACATTAATTAGTTACAGAGAAATGCTGTACAATGAGGGAGTTTTTCATATATTGTGTTTAATGTAGTTGAAGAAGTGGTTTTCACAATTCTGGGCAAAATTATGTGGTTGTTTGACCTCTGTGTTTTACATAAATCGATTTATTTACGGTACTGTTAAACCCATAAACCTGTACAGCTGATTTGCCCATTGTACCCACTGCAGGTGTTAAAATCTCCTGCAGCATCACAGCTAGTGGGGGCTGGACAAAGCAAGCATTAAGACAAAGTTAACATAACACTCTTTGGATCTTACTCATGGCGGCAGTTTTCAGTCAGCAACATAATTACTAAAGTAATATTTAATGTATGTGATTATTAAACTCTGATAGTTGAATTGTAATTCTATGTACACAAATGTACACCATCCTGCATCCATTAAAGGTCAACACTAATTATTGGTACATGTACTGCCATCACACACTTTCAAATTTACTTTCATATCCTTCCATTATGTAGAATTATTGTTCGTGTGTGATGTAATTGACACAATACAATTTCCCCAAACTCAGTTGTTTGCAGgctacacaaacagaaaattatttcctttaaaacatacaaactaCAACAATACCAACCTTCAGTGATCTGCGTTGTCATTCCTATTTTACATTCTTGCCATTATCGATCAAGacaaaaactgtatttacacaaaggtctgcatgaaaaaatatatatttttaggtGAATATGTcttcatgttttctgttgtaTTTCACATTCTTCGCCACATGGGGTAGCTGCCAGTTTTGCAATGAGGAGCAGCGACACTGTTGCAACAGTGTTTCTGGAATTGTATTGCTTGTTTTATCAGATTTTCCCTTCATGTGTTGATACATACTGTGATTACATATTGCGCTCATGTTTTTTGCgtgatcaagaaaataatatatttgagGTGTTCTTTGAATGTCTTTTCATACAACCTTTTATATCTTCAGAACTGTAACAAATAGCACAGGTCTATATGGCTTTACAGTATAAAAGTTgctgcatatacagtacatcatacTTCAGATTTTCCTTGAGATATTTTTCCTGTCTGCTGATCTTTTCTGACAAGATTACCAGATTGTTGACTTTACAataacaagaaaataatcatgttttatgtcaCACAAAATTGTGCTCTCATTTTTTGCTCCACTCTGACTAAAGCCTCACTTACATGGGATATAACAAATACCCAGAAAAGGAGGAGTGCACATACTGCCCAGCATAAAGTCCTGCAGCCTGATCTGAGGGCAGCTGAATATACACGGTGTCCCCAGGTTGTAGCGGTAATACTGCACTCCCCGATGCTTGATCCAGGGAACCCtttttgtattcatcatatGTGTACATCACTGGCTCATTGTTCCTCATCAAAGCCACCCACACATTACCTCCTTTGCAGTGAATGTGGTAGGCAAAGTAATAAATGCCAGGCACGTCACAGGTGAAAACTCCTGTTTGGGGGTTGTAGTTTTGGCGACCATTGTACAAAAGCTTGTCAAATACTACTGGAGTGCCCACAGGTGGAAAGGGGGTTGTTGCTAAAGCTGTGAATGCCGGCATTTCCAATCCACTAGCACCCATGACTTCTGCCCCATTGCCTCCATACTTGCCCTTCTTACCATAACTACCAGCCTTAACACCATCTACTCCAGGGCCCATCTCAGAAAGCACTCCAGCCATGTCAGGAGACAGACCAGGTATTCCAGGTGGGCCTGGTGGTCCAGGAAGGCCAGGCTGACCAGCTTGTCCAGGCAATCCTGATGGGCCTTCTTTCCCTTGAGGTCCTATGGGACCAGGAAGCCCTGGACTCCCCTCACCTGTGATGCCTGGTGGACCAGGTTGGCCACTATCTCCTTTTGGTCCATGAAGACCAGGAGGCCCAATTGGTCCTGCTGCACCATCCATTCCAGGGATTCCTTTAGGACCCTGAGGTCCCACCTCACCAGGTAATCCACTGAGTCCTTTTGGCCCAGGAATTCCAGGAGGACCCGGGGTACCAGGTAAACCTTTATGACCACCATCTCCTTTTGCACCACCTGGTCCTGGTGGACCTCTTGGACCTGGTTCTCCAGGTTCCCCAGGCAGACCATCCTTACCAGGTATCCCAGGAGGGCCACTTTCACCCTGGGCTCCATCAAGCCCTTTAGGTCCTCCTTCTCCACAGTCCCCTTTCAGACCAGGTGCACCTAAACCTCCTGGTGGTCCCTTGGGGCCTGGAGAACCTGGTGGACCATTTGGTCCAGGGGGTCCAAGCATACCAGGTAATCCTCCATGGCCTTTATCTCCTTTTGGTCCGGAAGGTCCAGGTGGCCCACCCATACCCTTGTCACCTTTTGGTCCTGGGAGGCCTGGTTTACCAAATCCAGGCAGTCCTGGCTTTCCTGGCAAGCCTGGTGGTCCTGGATGCCCTTTCCCACCTGGCAGTCCTGGCTGTCCTGGTAGGCCATTTTGACCTGGTTTTCCTTGGCCAGGTAGACCTGGTGGGCCAGGCTGTCCTCCTTCACCAGGTAGTCCAGCTGGTCCTTTTTCTCCAGGATGACCTTTCTCTCCCGGTGGTCCTTGTGGGCCTGGTATCCCATTCAACCCAGGTTTTCCAAAACCAGGCAACCCTCTTGGGCCAGCAGGTCCTGGGGGTCCTGGGAGCCCTTTGTGACCAGGTTGTCCTGGCTGGCCCATTCCTTTGTCTCCTTTTGGTCCTGGTAATCCTGGAAGTCCGGGCAGACCTTTGTGGCCTGGCTCTCCTTTGGGCCCTGGTTGGCCTGGCAATCCCTGTAGACCTGGTTTACCTATTCCTGGTAGCCCAGGTGGTCCTGGTGGACCCTGAGGTCCTGGCTGTCCAGCTGGTCCTTCCTCACCCCTAGGGCCCATTTCTCCTTGTGGTCCAACCTCACCATTTCCCCCTGGCTTGCCTGGTAGTCCTGGCAACCCTGGTTTGCCTACTCCAGGCTCTCCTGGCAGACCAGGATGTCCAGGTCTTCCAGCAGGTCCTGGCTGTCCATTTCCTGGAGGTCCAGGTGGTCCTGCAGGTCCCTCCGGTCCAGGTGGTCCAGCTAGGCCTGGCTCTCCTTGGGGAATTCCCTCAGCACCACTAGGGATTGTCTGACCTGTGAGTAATGACCAACGAGAActgatgaattaaaaaaattacataagCAAAATGTTGGTAATTTGGTTGCcaatgtacacacagacacacacgcgcacgcacacacacaatcaacacacacatatacacacacacacacacacacacacacacacacacacacacacacacacacgcacgcacacacgcacacacacacacaaaattaacACACAACCCattataaacaataataatttttcATTGAAAATATGATGTGCTTTAGCAGGTCATGTCATATTCTTAAGCAAGATCTTaatgtatatgttttttaaaaattggttggttactgtttgtttaaaatgactaTCTCACCTTTGTCTTGTCCACCATTATGGTTGCCCCCTTTATGACCATTTCCTTTGCCTTTGTGCATGGGCAACTGGAGAAGCTCCTTCCTGTAGTGGGGATACTGCATGTAGGGCACCTCTTTGCCATGGTACTGTTGCTGGGGAAAGCCTTCTTTGGCCATACCCATGTGCTGGAGGTGCTGCATGGGCTGGTATGGCTGAGGGTGCTGCTTGTGTCCATAGTATGCCCCACCACTCACATAAGTAAGAATTATAAGGTGTAGCAGCGTCAGGAAAAGGGGGACAGGGAGGGGAGGCATGGCCAAGGCCTGTGCGGAAGGTAGAGGAGACAAGATATATTTagattcttttcattttttagcaAATAGATTAAAAATTGGGGTAGTACCAGACTAAGATTTCTTGAAATACCATTAATGTCTTCAAGTGTGAGAGTCTAGTGTAAAACATAATTTGCTAAGTGCAGGCAGTAGGAGGTCAcactctgtctccctctgctgCATTTACCTTGGAATTACACAATGACCAGGTGGACCGGTTTTTCACTTGTCTTTACAATGTATGCTTTGCTCTCAAAAGCTTGTCAGCTATGTAATATCGTAACAGAAGTCAGGAATCAGAAAGTTGGgctatttatttttctgctcaACTTTGGCATTGGTATGTCGAAACAGACcaaattaaaagtgttaatGGGCTTTTTAAGTTTATACCATTTACTTCTGACTAAAGCTGACATCTGCGCCACAAACTCAAAATCACAGGCTAAGCATGGATGACCTGTAGTTAGTACAACTGTCCACAAGAGGGAGCCACAGTAAATGACATCAGTTTCCactgatatacattttttgggCTGAAACCTCCTCTGCAATAAAATATCTTGAAAAAGCAAATTTTGagcagaaaaaatgttttgtctttggGGCAAGTGTTTAAAAAACACTGTCACAGTTACCTGCCATCTGAGTGACAACACAAAGGTGCCATTATGCTgatgtttatattattacagGATATAATATCAGATAATAATGTCCAAggataatgtattgtatattatatgtagGATTTACATAGCTTGGATGTATGACAGGAGAATGGATAATATGCAAGAACAGAAATTAATGTCCTGACACTCTTCTATGTTTATCCTTTTAACCTGCATTGATGTATTCAGTCTGTCATTGtgatacaaaaaataaatctgaagacaataaaaatcatcattaaataTCAAGTTAGATGACGAGACTTGAAGTTGCATTGCAGTAGTACGAAATATTACCCTCCTGCAAGTGCTTCTCTGAAGTACAAACAACACACTTCCCCCTTCAAACCTCATATAAGTGCTTGTCTCAGTTAAACACCAGTGAGGAAGAACCCGTTCATGTGATGGTGCCTGGTTGATGTCTTTTTTCTCCGTTTGGCCTGCATTGTGATGTTTGGCCGAACAAGTACATTTTTGAGCAAACAGAGTTACGGTCCAGCTGTGCAGTTCAGACTATATGCCTTACACCCATTATTTATCCCCTAAGCTTTCTGCAAGGGGAAAGGGTTTTCTTTGGCTCCACAGCTACTGAATATAGCCCTCAGCTGCTCCTCTGTGTGGTTTACTTGTATTATTCTGTCATTCTTTACAACTGATATTTCTATCTCAGTGTCTGTTTTCTCATCTTCTGCCGCATGCTCCACCATGGTTCAACACATGATCACCGCCATTTTTATTATAGTGTATACTCATCTGTGGTTTTTCTAATTCACATCCTAAACCATATCCTTACTGTCCCACTCCATCACTGTCTCTTTAGATCTTTGACCTTTTCTCAGTGGACTGGTGATTTTGACATGACCATGCCACTGTCTCCCCTGATGAGAGCTGGCCTTTGAAGGAAGCTAACCCAGTTTCTATGGTGACAAAAGCCAGACATACCAAAGAGTCCAGAATAATGTAACTGAGTTTGTCCAAACAATACATGGAACTTATGTCTGCCCACTGTTGCCAGTATCGTTATCAACAATATGAATCTGTGAGGTTTGCAGACAGTTCAGACATCGAGGGAATAGACAAGTGTAACACTGTTCTCTGACTGGTGTGAGGTATGTCACAGGATTACCTGAGCATTAAGCTTTTCCCATTCTGTG from Scomber scombrus chromosome 13, fScoSco1.1, whole genome shotgun sequence encodes the following:
- the col8a1a gene encoding collagen, type VIII, alpha 1a → MPPLPVPLFLTLLHLIILTYVSGGAYYGHKQHPQPYQPMQHLQHMGMAKEGFPQQQYHGKEVPYMQYPHYRKELLQLPMHKGKGNGHKGGNHNGGQDKGQTIPSGAEGIPQGEPGLAGPPGPEGPAGPPGPPGNGQPGPAGRPGHPGLPGEPGVGKPGLPGLPGKPGGNGEVGPQGEMGPRGEEGPAGQPGPQGPPGPPGLPGIGKPGLQGLPGQPGPKGEPGHKGLPGLPGLPGPKGDKGMGQPGQPGHKGLPGPPGPAGPRGLPGFGKPGLNGIPGPQGPPGEKGHPGEKGPAGLPGEGGQPGPPGLPGQGKPGQNGLPGQPGLPGGKGHPGPPGLPGKPGLPGFGKPGLPGPKGDKGMGGPPGPSGPKGDKGHGGLPGMLGPPGPNGPPGSPGPKGPPGGLGAPGLKGDCGEGGPKGLDGAQGESGPPGIPGKDGLPGEPGEPGPRGPPGPGGAKGDGGHKGLPGTPGPPGIPGPKGLSGLPGEVGPQGPKGIPGMDGAAGPIGPPGLHGPKGDSGQPGPPGITGEGSPGLPGPIGPQGKEGPSGLPGQAGQPGLPGPPGPPGIPGLSPDMAGVLSEMGPGVDGVKAGSYGKKGKYGGNGAEVMGASGLEMPAFTALATTPFPPVGTPVVFDKLLYNGRQNYNPQTGVFTCDVPGIYYFAYHIHCKGGNVWVALMRNNEPVMYTYDEYKKGSLDQASGSAVLPLQPGDTVYIQLPSDQAAGLYAGQYVHSSFSGYLLYPM